The sequence below is a genomic window from Halalkalicoccus jeotgali B3.
ACCACCGGCAACGGTACGACCGCGAGCGACGGATCCGGTGGCGGCATACTCGGTGGTGGCGGGCTCATGCCGTCGGTCCCCGGTCCGGGTGATTGGCTTGAGGGGGCAATTGAATGGATTTGGGCGGATATCCAAGATGGCGTCGCGGGCTACGCTGACGAACTCAACGCCGCTTTCGTCGGGATCGCGGCGCCTGGAGAACCGACCTCGCCGAGCTCGTGGATCATGCCGACGGGCATGTGGAACGTCCCGGCGGCGTTCTACGTAGCCGCCACGTCCATGTCCGCCCCGTTGTGGGCCGCTGGCCTGATCTACATGTTCGACATCAAGAGTCGGCAGAAGCAGCGGGAGATCCTTCGGACGCTCATTTACTCCGCGTTCGCGACGCTGACCGGGATGGTCCTACTCGGCCTGTACTTCAATGGGATCAACACCATCTCGACGGCGATCGCGCCGGGTGGTAACGAGTTCGTCCAGAATGGGAGCGGGATCGTCCAGCTGGGGCTCGGTCACATCGTCGTTCTCGTCCTTATGGCGATCAACGCGGGTGTGGTGATCGTCGGCGGGCTCATCATGTACGGGATCTACATGCTCCCGCTCGTCTTGTTCGCGTTCTTCCCCTTTATCGTAGCGAGCAAGGCCGTCCCGGTCAAACCCCTGCAGTCGACGGCGAACCTTGGACTGACAGCGCTGGGTATGCTTCCGCTGCTCAGGATCATTCAGTCGCTTCTCCTGCGGCTCGCGGACATGATGATATGGGACGCAGTGGGACTTGGCACCCAGATTGCGAGCCTCCTGGGAACGGCGATCATTCTCGCGTTCGCGTTGCTCGGCCTTCCGTGGATCTTTTTTAAAAATATTGAGACGGCGTCGGGGCTCGCTCTCTCAACGATCACGGTCAAGAAGGCCAACCGTGGGGCGTCGACAGCGAACAATGCGGCCACGTCCGCCGGTTCGCGCGCAAAGAGTCGCCTCAAGTCGGCCGCTGCTCCCTACGCGACCAAGGCGCGGTCGACGGCGAACCAGACGGCAGCGAACGCGAAGCAACGAGCAGGGAGCCGGATGGGCGGGGCAATGCTAACGGCGAAGTTCGGCCGCCCCGGCTCCTCTTGTTCCAAGCGGTCTACGGGCACATCTCCGTCGTCCACATCTCAGGGTTCGGCGTCGAAGACGACCAATAGTGAGGCGAACTCCTCGAGGACGGCCCGGAATCGAGCGATCAATCGGCAGCGCAGAGATGCGGTCAAACGACGACGCAGATCGCGGAGTGATGACTAACAATGGCTGACACGAACGACATTCGAGGCGAACAGACTCGAGAGAAAGACCCGACGCAACTGTCCTTGCCGGACATCGACGCGAGCATCCCGATCGTGAGCCGGTTCACGCTCGACGATATTCTCTTCCTCGCCCCGGCGTTCGGCGTGACCGCCTTCGGTGGCGTTCTCGTCGCGCTCGGCGCACCACTAGCGGTCATGATCCCGACGACTATTATTGGCCTCGTTGCTGGGCTCGGCGGGGCTGGCGTGGTCCTGCTCACCCACGAATACACATCGCCATCAGAGCGCCTCACCGAGTGGCGGCGATACCTCGGTATGCGCCGCCAGATGCCTGTTAGCGACACCGTGGCCGAGCGGTTCGACCACCACGGTGTCCGCCGTATCTTCGACGACGGGACCGCTGAAATGGATGATGGGACACTTGTCGGCCTCGTTCGCGTCGACCCGCGGACCACGGCGAACATGACCTACGGCGAGCTCGATTCGCTCGTCGCGACCCTCTCGCGGAACATCGACCAGCGGGTCAAAGACTTCGACTTTAGCTACTACTCGACGACGCGAGACCACGATCTGGAGGAGACGATCGGCACATACAACGAGCGGGCCTACAGTGGCGTTCTCGACCGGGCGGCGGGCTACATGGGTGAGTTCATGCGCGGAGTTGTCGAGTGGTTCGAGGAGGTTGATGAGCCGGCAGAGGACCCCCGAGAGATGCATCACTACGTCACGACGTGCGTTGCTCCCGACGACGTTCACGTTCGCGATTCGGACGACGATTCGGGCTTCCAGCGTCGGAAGGCCCAGCAGCGCGAGATGTACGACCGGCTCGACACGCTCGAATCCAAGATGTTCGCGGGCGTGACAGGCGTCGCGACGGAGTGTGTGAGCGCCGAAGAACACGCGGAGGTTCTCCTCGCGTACTGGACCGGCGAGCAGCACGAGCCGGATGAACGCCTTGAGCGGAAGTTCAACCGCAGTGAGGACGGCCCGAGTGTGTGGCCCGATGCCCGGTTGTTCAAGGCCGGCGACGAGGAGAGTGGGACCGTCGACGACCTCGGAAGCGAGGCGGCCCGTGACCGACTCCAGACGGGTCTCTCTCAGGATCGCGAGGAGTTCGTCGGATCGGATATGGCACTCGCCGGGTCGCACTTCGACGCGAAGAAAAGCTACGTTGAGGTCGGCGAGCAGTACGCGGCGACCCTCTGGATCGCGGACTACCCGACGGACATCGAGAGCAACTTTCTGAAGCCGCTGTACGCGATGGACCGCGTCGACGGCGTGGATCTCGACATTACGATCGACGCGACAGCAGTCGACAAGAAGCAAGCACAAGAGGAACTCCAGGACGGCGAGGCGAACATCAACGCTAAGTCGGGCGAGCAGTCCCGGATCGAATCGCGGGGGACCCGAGAAGGTGGGAACGTCTACGAGGATGCCGGAGAGTTGCTTCGCAACACGAACGCACAAGCGTGGGACATCTCGATGTACGTCACGGTTCGTGCCGGTCCACGGGCCGCTCTCGGCCTCGCAGAGAGTGAGCATCGAGACTTCGACAGTTGGGACGCAGCGAAGATGGGCGCGCTCCAAGAGGGGATCGCCGACGTGAAAGAGATCCTCGAATCCTCGCCGGTCGAGGCGACTGTCCTTCGCCCGTCGCGGATGCAACGCGAGTTGTTCGCTTCGTGCTCGCCGAACAAGGGCAACGTGTTCAACGACGTCCTGAGCGACGATTCGGATCCCGGCATGGTCGAGAGGCGACTCTCGACGCTCCTCGGGGACGCGGGAACCAGTGGACCGAAGCAAAAGCGCGTTCTCGGTGGGTTCCTCGGTGCGGCGTTCCCGCCGTGTACGGCGACGATCAACGAGGACGGCGGGCTCAACTGGGGCCGGGACGTTGAGACGGGGCTCCCGTTCCGAACGAATCCGGCGGAGCGTGGCTCCTCGCCGCACATGATCACGCTTGGGATCACCCGGTCGGGCAAAACCTACGGTGCAAGCTCGGCAGCGAGCGCGTGGTACGCTGAGAGCGACGACCGGACGCTGATAGTCTGTGATACGCAGGGTGGCTTTACGGGGCTCACACAGATGCTCGGCGGCGAGCACATCGTGATTGAGGGCGACAAGACGATCAATCCGCTCGACGTCCAAGCCCCGCCGGAAGGGAATCAAGACATCGACGCCTACCGGATGAGTGTCGACCTCGCGACGAACTTCTTTAAGAGTATCCTCGAATCTCAGGGCGTCGACGCCTCGGAGTATCACACGATCATCGAGGACGGCATCGAGCGGACGTATCGCGACCACGGAATTTCACCGGGCAACGTCGAAAGCGACGAGAATCCAACCGTGAGCGACCTCTTGACGACGTGGGAAGACATGGGGGAGAACCCCGGTGACTAC
It includes:
- a CDS encoding VirB4 family type IV secretion system protein translates to MADTNDIRGEQTREKDPTQLSLPDIDASIPIVSRFTLDDILFLAPAFGVTAFGGVLVALGAPLAVMIPTTIIGLVAGLGGAGVVLLTHEYTSPSERLTEWRRYLGMRRQMPVSDTVAERFDHHGVRRIFDDGTAEMDDGTLVGLVRVDPRTTANMTYGELDSLVATLSRNIDQRVKDFDFSYYSTTRDHDLEETIGTYNERAYSGVLDRAAGYMGEFMRGVVEWFEEVDEPAEDPREMHHYVTTCVAPDDVHVRDSDDDSGFQRRKAQQREMYDRLDTLESKMFAGVTGVATECVSAEEHAEVLLAYWTGEQHEPDERLERKFNRSEDGPSVWPDARLFKAGDEESGTVDDLGSEAARDRLQTGLSQDREEFVGSDMALAGSHFDAKKSYVEVGEQYAATLWIADYPTDIESNFLKPLYAMDRVDGVDLDITIDATAVDKKQAQEELQDGEANINAKSGEQSRIESRGTREGGNVYEDAGELLRNTNAQAWDISMYVTVRAGPRAALGLAESEHRDFDSWDAAKMGALQEGIADVKEILESSPVEATVLRPSRMQRELFASCSPNKGNVFNDVLSDDSDPGMVERRLSTLLGDAGTSGPKQKRVLGGFLGAAFPPCTATINEDGGLNWGRDVETGLPFRTNPAERGSSPHMITLGITRSGKTYGASSAASAWYAESDDRTLIVCDTQGGFTGLTQMLGGEHIVIEGDKTINPLDVQAPPEGNQDIDAYRMSVDLATNFFKSILESQGVDASEYHTIIEDGIERTYRDHGISPGNVESDENPTVSDLLTTWEDMGENPGDYTVSSADSESDVREDRAAELLAKLSGFSENGKYHNLLGETSLGLIDTDVSMAYLDLSQFNSDTDAEESAMMSLAQSQVTQKIRRTEGEVMFLIDEAHQLLHNDAQVSWLQKQFREVARYDAIMWLMSQHPSEFVSSNSSDSNADKKQALLDQTSFKQIYNMPMSTTETEEAIREMVPNEAIVDTIKNDLTPARANAGYTEFVCGVTDNDIPGWHRVRAEASPLEDYVLNYDADDHGEFDRYMSRFLNGSALAPVEQQFHEEDEQSGELEDEDTADAIAASPLTEMYANAEADD